The genomic stretch CCGGATCCAGGACATCGAAAACATCGACCCTTTTCAGCTTCGGCATTACCTTTGAAAGACCCATGATCTGAGCTCTCCCCTGAGCTCCTGAACCTACCACAACAGCGTTTTCAGATCCGGGGCTCGCAAGTGCTTCAGCTCCTATTGCTCCTGCTGCTCCGGTCCTCAAAAATGTGACGGGAGTTCCCTCAAGTATACCCAGCGGTTGCTGACGCTCGATATCCATGACCACTATAAGTCCAGCAAGAGCCGGAACTCCCATGGTTGAGGGATTGTCTCTGTTCCAGCCCAGGATCTTAAGTCCATATATCCCCGCACCATCCATGTATGCGGATTTGATATCCATATCTGTCCTTCCGGGGTCAAATTCATGTGTTATTATCGGGAAGAGCCCAGCCCTTCCGGAAGAAAACAGCTTGTATGCCTCTTTTACTCCGGGAATTACGTCATCCATCGTGACCAATGCGCTAAACTGCTTTGAATCCAGTATCCTAAGTCTGTACATCAGTCTCTCCTATCTTCCGCACTTTAGTGCGGAAAGGAATTTTTCTTCTCCGATATTGCCTCCTGAAACTACGATCCCGACCTTTTGACCTTTCAGGTCGATGCTCCCTGCAAGAGCCGCCGCCGCCGCTATTGCACCTGCTCCCTCTACCAGCTGGTGGTGTTTTTCAAACATAAAGCGGATACCTTTTGCTATATCCTCTTCAGAGACGGCAATAAGTCCCTCCAGTTTATTAAGTACAAAATCCAGATGGTTCTGGCATGCTCCTCCTCCAAGGGCATCTGCAAGGCTTACTTCCTCGTCGACAAGTTCGACCATACCTTTTTTGACAGCTTCAGGCCAGGCAGGGTTGGCTTTTGCGTGAACTCCCCAAACTTTTATCGCCGGTCTCAGTGCTTTTGCAGCGGTTGCTACTCCGCGGATCAATCCGGCTCCGCTTATCTGACAGAGGATGATGTCAAGCTCGGGCTCATCCTGCAGCATCTCAAGGCCGACCGTTCCCTGTCCGGCTGATACATAGGGGTCGTCAAAAGCAGAGATGAAGACCAGGTTTTCTCTTTCAGCCATCTTCATGCTCTCTATCTCTGCCTCGTCATAATATGTTCCTATCACGCGGAGCTCGACAAACTCGCCGCCCTTTTCAAGAATGGATTCACGTTTTACCTGGGGGCACTGGCCCGGCACACATATAACTGACCTTACCTTAAGGTCCTTGGCAGCCATTGCTATTCCCTGTGCATGGTTTCCGCTTGAACAGGTAATAACTCCTTTTTGCCTCTCTTCTTCAGTCATCGCAAACATCCTGTTGAAGGCTCCCCTTGGCTTGAAAGAACCGGCGATCTGCTGGTTCTCCAGTTTGAGCCAGACCTTTCCTCCTGTTATTTTGCTAAGTGCTGGAGAAAATTCAATAGGTGTATGCCTGATCCTGTTTTTTAGAAATCTTGCTGCAAGCAGGATGTCGGTTATTGTAACTTCATATGGCATTATTTCTGCACTACCCTTCATAAATTTTAGTGACGTAAGAGGATGTCGATGAAGAGAGCATTCCGGGATAATCAAGTCTGAAACGAAGTATCTCCCCGACCTTATGCAAAACAGGACAATCTTCGATGTCTACCAGGAGATGATCACTTGAAGCTGTGATTATTTTGACCCCTTCATCCAAGGGCGTTAGTCCGCCGATATTTACATCCTGCCTGCCTATCGCAAGTATCCCGCGAAGCCTTTCGCCCCTGTCCTCGAAATGGGGAACGTTGCCGAAAGCATCTCTTCCAACTTCGCCTATGGGCTTTGTCGGTTTCCTGCGGA from Synergistetes bacterium HGW-Synergistetes-1 encodes the following:
- a CDS encoding ornithine cyclodeaminase, coding for MYRLRILDSKQFSALVTMDDVIPGVKEAYKLFSSGRAGLFPIITHEFDPGRTDMDIKSAYMDGAGIYGLKILGWNRDNPSTMGVPALAGLIVVMDIERQQPLGILEGTPVTFLRTGAAGAIGAEALASPGSENAVVVGSGAQGRAQIMGLSKVMPKLKRVDVFDVLDPAAEKMAEEIAPCYPGIQITARPFASLEEYVKKADIVVTCTPSKKGFIKSGWLKKGCHINTIGADMPGKQEIDPEITATVKVFGDSRSQVAHKGECQYAVSMGLIMPECITEIGEVLNGTKPGRTSADEITMFDATGMALQDLITAKVALERAEAHNIGTVVEMEQ
- a CDS encoding serine/threonine dehydratase; amino-acid sequence: MKGSAEIMPYEVTITDILLAARFLKNRIRHTPIEFSPALSKITGGKVWLKLENQQIAGSFKPRGAFNRMFAMTEEERQKGVITCSSGNHAQGIAMAAKDLKVRSVICVPGQCPQVKRESILEKGGEFVELRVIGTYYDEAEIESMKMAERENLVFISAFDDPYVSAGQGTVGLEMLQDEPELDIILCQISGAGLIRGVATAAKALRPAIKVWGVHAKANPAWPEAVKKGMVELVDEEVSLADALGGGACQNHLDFVLNKLEGLIAVSEEDIAKGIRFMFEKHHQLVEGAGAIAAAAALAGSIDLKGQKVGIVVSGGNIGEEKFLSALKCGR